The genomic DNA AGATTTATGCACttaatgattcattttttataaatcagtATACGATACATATACAAtgacatttttcaaatttagaatactgataataaaataaagtcataAAATCGTCTGcgatcttttaaataataattctttatTTTAGGGAACATTAAAAGGATTTGatcaaacaattaatttaattcttgATGATTCTCATGAACGAGTATACAGTATGACACAGGGTGTTGAACAAGTTGTTTTAGGTCTACATATAATTAGAGGTGATAATGTGTAAGTAAATTATATTAGTTGATACTTTTAATAACTAATGTATGTTTGTTAGtttttaatgttattatttttttaaatattttagagcAATAATCGGAGAACTGGATGATGAGGTAGATTCAAAACTTAAATTAAGATCAATCCGTGCAGAACCTCTCAGTGCTGTTACTCATTgattaaatgattttattgattGGATTATTGGTGTCTgttataaagtaaattttttatttttctttaaataaaaaatataaatttttgtacaaATACATTGTAGGTAAAcgtgataatttttatccaaatttaatcataactgtaaaactaaaaaacaattaaacatCAATacaatgtaattataaaataataacaatgtccatagatataatattaattattccattcaaattattttattaaaataaaacaatttctatcgattttaattatttttaaagttaaaatttgttgcaaacaaaaatatatatccatgACTTTCTAACACAAcctttgttaattatttttcacataaaagaaaaaaggTTGTGTCAGAAAATCAATAGTACAAATCTCGttatgaaaagtttttttggcCTTGTCATATTtacgtaattaataaaattatacataaatgtgGAAgacataaattattcataataagatttaattaactttgagttgatttttaattcgattattacaaatttttcattttaaaagttaaaaactccgacattttagttattaattttaaaattaaaaaattattctaataaaaatttttttttctaaaatgaaaatattgatcacagatatttttcataatttaattagagaattattttctcttgtcttgtaaaaaaacttaattcaattttttttttaaatttattataaatcctATATAAAATGTCTTGAGATGGAtacatgtttttattttaattcgttGATTATCGTAGGCTATACATATTGCATAATTTTACAGTAgagttaaatttgaataataataatcataaaataatatattaattaatatatttaacaaatatcaatttacattaaacttaattttcctatcaaataatattttgaatattaacaaCTTTAAGATGCATCATTATTTACTATATTATGTACATTTGAtagacgtaaaaaaataaaatttttttaacattgatattcattagtttattaatgtatatataaagaaataattaattaaatctaatATCCTGCTCGTGTTTCGTGTTTTTTCTGATTATATTTAAGATACTGATTAACGTCATGTATTTTATGTTCTTTACTatctaatgaaaaaaattcatacgtGATTTCaacacaagaaaaaaaaaagaaaatacataaaatttatttaaatttagaaattgttttcttaaaataattacaaattgatttaaatgacGCAATCAGATTGTTTTTTCTACTTGATAAttgattttgtaaatatttttattttttcatttttacaagaATAACCTTAAGCTTCTTCTTGTATTTACAAGTATAAATTAATGTttacttattaaataataatatttagttcTAATAATCATGAAAACGAACTTTACGTTTCactgtattaattaataatttcaatattattttattttcaataaactcTTAATGagttttgaatattattggaAGTTTGTATTATGAGTAAGGTTGCactataaaaattctaatttaaaattacaattacttATTACAATACTAATTAACtttacaatattaataattgaacttAATGCtcatttgtaaatttaaaagaaaaaaaaagaaatgaagcaaaatattactttgcttccatttccaaatattttttgtaaactaaattgtccatataatttatttaaatatctttatttatagattttttttgtaaaatcataAAGGCGATCTATTCTACTCgacataatataaaaatgttttttttttatataatagaaaatttaatttaaggaGGTGATCTATTATTTCTTGATCCAGCATTTGTTCGATTTCGATTCCTTCTTCTTATTCTTCCACCTCGCCTAATTGAATTCTGGTTGTTATTTGCCCAATCAGATTGTCCATTATTACCGAAATTCATATTATTAGGACCATTTGGACCATAAGACATCATTGGTTCATTAGCCATTGAATTTGGTCCAAAATTACCAAAATTACTTGCAGGATAAGATGGTCCGTCATAATTAGGACCGTCACGTGGATCAGAAAATCCCAGAACAGGTGCTGGTCCAAGTAAACCTGGACCTCCATTTCTGTGTGTTTGGTATCGTGGATCGTATCCCATTTGATTAGGTActattggagaattatttggTCCCATTGATGAAATATTTCCCATACCTCCTATACCAAGAGGTGTCATATTTTGTGGTTGCATAGAATTATTCATCATAGGATTCATCAGTCCAATATTATTCATCATTGAATTCTGTCCCATTGCCATTCCCATACCAGTTGATGATTGCATTCCTGAAGCAGTTATTCCCATAGATATGTCTTGTGATTGTTGTTGTGAACCTATTCCTAGACCCATAATTCCACTCGATCCAATAGCTTGTGAAGATTGCATTGTTATTTCAAGAGCTTTTCTACGTGGATCCATTCGTACttgtggtggtggtggtggtggtgattTTGGTGTATCAGGTTTTACAGGTGGTGGTGACATAGGTGAATCTACAATATCTGATTGAGACAGACGGAATATTTTACGTAGACGAGGATCATATTTAACAAGTGAAtcatttttagtcaattttaatcCGCTGTAATTTGGTCGAGGAATATCAACGACGTATACTTTATATGATACTGGAGCATGAGATGCAATACTAGCATCGATTTCCGTACATGGAACGTGTGATGGGGCCGGTTTAAATGGTAAACTCAACATTTGCCTAAGATCAACATCAGAACCAACTTGTGGTTCCATAAAATTACC from Microplitis mediator isolate UGA2020A chromosome 7, iyMicMedi2.1, whole genome shotgun sequence includes the following:
- the LOC130672284 gene encoding U6 snRNA-associated Sm-like protein LSm8; this encodes MASGLESYVNHTVSIITSDGRNFVGTLKGFDQTINLILDDSHERVYSMTQGVEQVVLGLHIIRGDNVAIIGELDDEVDSKLKLRSIRAEPLSAVTH